The proteins below come from a single Vanacampus margaritifer isolate UIUO_Vmar chromosome 10, RoL_Vmar_1.0, whole genome shotgun sequence genomic window:
- the LOC144059127 gene encoding PDZ and LIM domain protein 7-like, whose product MNVYSVTLSGPAPWGFRLQGGKDFSMPLTVSRLTPGGKAAQAGVGVGDWVVSIDDLNAEDLTHVEAQNKIRAASDSLTLTLNRAVKVDAEQKDSRAEANVQPKYSFAPSTTINKMARPFSAGGASTGPVIKPVAYSPKLNTPHSQGRASVLQPQNGVEPTPSPAKAQTANKPDGSKTASAAAGVSAPSSRPPWVTDKNFADRYRPDKTSTVVTHHQEPLQPTPMENRSSILQAAQQAPESSGRTPLCGACNKIIRGRYLVALGRSWHPEEFTCSQCKVVLEEGGFFEERGSVFCTKCHDNRYAPNCAKCKKKITGEIMHALKMTYHVQCFKCAACKTPIRNQAFYMEEGEPYCERDYEKMFGTKCHGCDFKIDAGDRFLEALGYSWHDTCFVCALCQINLEGKTFYSKKDKPLCKGHAFAAV is encoded by the exons CTGACCCCGGGTGGGAAGGCAGCTCAGGCTGGCGTTGGGGTCGGAGATTGGGTGGTTTCCATTGATGACCTTAACGCGGAGGACTTGACTCACGTGGAGGCCCAGAACAAGATCAGAGCAGCGTCGGATTCCCTCACTCTCACTCTTAACAG AGCTGTCAAAGTTGACGCAGAGCAGAAG GACTCACGCGCCGAGGCTAACGTACAGCCAAAGTACTCCTTTGCCCCGAGCACCACCATTAACAAGATGGCGAGGCCTTTCTCAGCAGGGGGCGCTAGTACAGGACCTGTCATAAAGCCTGTGGCCTACTCACCTAAACTTAACACGCCTCACTCTCAGGGCCGCGCCAGTGTGCTGCAACCACAGAATGG TGTTGAGCCAACTCCATCACCTGCCAAGGCTCAGACAGCCAATAAACCAGATG GATCCAAGACCGCATCCGCGGCCGCTGGCGTCTCGGCTCCTTCCTCCCGACCTCCGTGGGTCACCGACAAGAATTTTGCCGACCGTTACCGTCCGGACAAGACGAGCACGGTGGTGACGCACCACCAGGAGCCGCTTCAGCCCACGCCCATGGAGAACCGCAGCTCCATCCTGCAGGCGGCGCAGCAGGCGCCCGAAAGCAGCGGGAGGACCCCATTGTGCGGCGCCTGCAACAAAATCATCAG GGGTCGCTACCTGGTCGCGCTGGGACGTTCGTGGCACCCCGAGGAGTTCACCTGTTCACAGTGCAAGGTGGTCCTGGAGGAGGGGGGCTTCTTCGAAGAGAGGGGTTCCGTCTTCTGTACCAAGTGCCACGATAACCGCTACGCACCCAACTGTGCCAAGTGCAAAAAGAAGATCACGGGG GAAATCATGCATGCCCTGAAGATGACCTACCACGTTCAGTGTTTTAAGTGTGCAGCCTGCAAGACTCCCATCAGGAATCAAGCCTTTTACATGGAGGAAGGCGAGCCTTACTGCGAGAGAG ATTACGAGAAGATGTTCGGCACCAAATGTCACGGCTGCGACTTTAAGATCGACGCCGGCGATCGCTTCCTGGAGGCTCTGGGCTACAGCTGGCACGATACGTGCTTCGTCTGTGCG CTGTGCCAGATCAACCTGGAGGGGAAAACCTTCTACTCCAAGAAGGACAAGCCCCTCTGCAAAGGCCACGCCTTCGCTGCCGTGTGA
- the LOC144059131 gene encoding PDZ and LIM domain protein 7-like, whose protein sequence is MCQSSKHGLRMDNMPCFIPNDRSKKRLIQDTEDWQPRTGTTQSRSFRILAQLTGTDFMQDPDDETMKRARDKFLTEIQSPRYARLRDWHHDRSARALNIKS, encoded by the exons ATGTGCCAGTCATCCAA GCACGGCCTCAGGATGGACAACATGCCCTGTTTTATCCCCAACGACCGCAGCAAAAAGAGGTTGATCCAGGACACCGAGGACTGGCAGCCTCGCACTGGTACCACCCAGTCCCGCTCCTTCCGCATCCTGGCCCAGCTCACTGGCACCGACTTCA TGCAGGACCCAGATGATGAAACCATGAAGCGGGCAAG GGATAAGTTCCTCACCGAGATTCAGAGCCCTCGCTATGCCCGTCTGAGGGACTGGCACCACGACAGGTCCGCTCGCGCCCTAAATATCAAATCCTGA